The genomic region TATTAGCAGtctcaacaaaataataaaatgaattttgcagtaaatttaaccaaggaggttaAAGACCTGTAcagacatttttgaaagaaattgatgaatacacaaataaatggaaaggcatTCTGTGTTCATAGGTTGGGAGAATTAACACTGTCAAAACGTCCTTATCACCTAAAGCCATCTACATATTCAGTGTTATTCCTATCAAACTCCAAGGAATATTTTTCAcagacataaaacaaaaaaatttaaaatttatatggaatcagAAAAGAACCATTATCCACAATATCCAGCtatctcacttctgggtatttactgGGAAAcacaaaattaacaagaaaaccatttgaaaaagtatatatatactcaCAGCTAATTTAGGTAAaatcttgtatatatatatatgtatatatatatatatatatatacacacacacaaaggcttctatatatatatatagaatatatataatcCTCCCTTTTAGAATTAGTTCTTTCTTCTTCAGATATAGTTAtagatttgcttttattttaaaaaatattgctaatatATCATATGGTAGGTCAAAACAAGTATATTAAATGCATAGTTTTTTATGTTTACTTAACACTTCCATTAACTTTCAGTTATAACTCTATCACACATTTTAGTATGATTGTAATATTTTACTAATATAAATATGCTTACATTgcttaatattataaatataaaatataaatatgtttcaaTGTATAAGGTATAAATAGACAATGCGCAACACACAATTGCAGAACAAAGAACTTTAGGGCcttaaatacaataataatgattataataaGCATATTTATAAACAACAGCATAGATTTTGTTTCATACACAATATAATTCATTACACTGACATTTTTATGTAGTAGCATTGGTGccacttcatatttttaaacagaagaagcaaaaaattattaatatttagttgCACTTTTAAGAGATGTCCTTAAAAGTtgatttaattaaaacaaaatcttcataatttcttcttctgtgttATCTACTGGCTAAATGTATGCTCCAAGTAGTTCTGTATTCATACAAGTGAAATTATTTGAATAGAAATCAGAGCTTCAGTGTTGCAAATGTAAAATCTAGAGCTCTCTATTTCAGCGAACAAATGAACATAAGAAAGCAAACAATTGCACTAAAAATTAGTATTTCTCAGACTGAATTTGTATTATTTGAAATAAGATAGATGAGAGCTCAAGATGGATCCTTCAAGTGAAAAATCTTGGACACTTGATCTCGAATCTGTTTGGTCTTTACACCATAAACAATAGGATTGAGAAAAGGTGGGACAAGCAGGTAAAGATTGGACAGAAGAATGTGAATGTAAGATGGAATATGGAACCCAAATCTGTGTGTAAAGGAGGAGAAGAAACCCAGGAGATAAAACACAAGGAAGACGCAAATATGGGCAATGCAAGTGTTAAAAGCTTTGAGTCTAGCTTCCTTTTGAGGCAGTTTGAAGACAGTTACAAATATTCGAATGTAAGAGAGTGTGATGAAGATTATATCAAATCCAAGTATAATGAAAGCCACAAAAAGACCATAAATCTTGTTGATTCGAGTGTCTTCTGCTGCCAGCTTCACAATAGCCATGTGCTCACAAAATGAATGGGAGACCACAGTGGTCCGATAGTGTTTCAGCCGGCATTTGATGAGGATGAGACACAGAGCTATAAGGACACTTGCTCTGAGTGTCACCCCAGCCCCAATCTGAGTGAGGAGTTTGTGGGTAAAAATAGCTGCATGTCTCAGAGGATCACAGATTGCCACATAGCGGTCCAAGGCCATGGCCAGCAGAATACCTGACTCAGTACACTGGAAGGTATGGATGAGCcacatctgaaagagacaggcATCAAAAAGTATTTCTGGTGAATGGAACCAGAATATCCCTAACATTTTGGGTAGGATACAGGTACTGAGAGCAATGTCTGTCACTCCAAGCATTGCCAGGAAGAGATACATGGGTTCATGGAGGCTGTGCTCAGATTTGATGATGACCAAGATTAGGAAATTTCCAAATAGAGCAACGATGTACATGGCACAGAAGGGAATGCCGATCCAGAACTGCACAGACTCCAGGCCAGGGATCCCAATCAGTGTCAGCGCTGAGGGCATGAAGACTGTACCATTGAACTGGAGCATGTTGGCTTGGAATTGCTGGGCTTAGAGATTCTGACTCAAGATGGCAGTTTGTACTGAGtgcctttcttattttctgtttttacctAAATTCACACCATCAGTGGTTAAATGTGGTTTAAAATGGCATTTTGACagacatattcattttttttatagaACAGTTCGATTTGTCCAGGAATACAGATACAATCTCCCTGAATGATGTATCTcaaatttctgcttctgttttctatttctctctttttctattatatatatagaaacATATACACTCTCAGAGGCATACAAATACTCACCATAGAGAGAAGCACTCCTTCTAGTCAATGTGAATTCTTACGGTTTTTGCATAATTAGTTAAACACTGTTTCATTGAATGCAGTTTGTTCTGCTAAGCTAGCAAGTTCTGAGAACATAAATTCTGTGTAacataactgtttttttttttaattttttaatcaaaaacttATAATTCATTCAGGCAGTCTAGTAGAAgtaaaataatagtaatgataataacaGACTTTTAGAAGTTGCTCTAGATCTtgggaaaataaattatgaagtGGCATAGTCAAAGAAGACATAGGCAATGATCTAAATGTGACAATTATAGAAGACAATTAGTATGCTAAGTATGCATATGTTACATAAAAGGGTGTAACAAGTATTTAAAATCTGTCTTTATTCCAAAGTTGGAACCCaggtaaattttttaagaaatatggatAAAATTAGGTATTTTAGagataataacataaaataaaatgtaacatgACAATAAAGAAATAAGGCAAACATATTGGGATAAAATGTGATACATGAATCACATGCAAATTTATTTCTACAAATTTAAACTGGGAAAAAATTTTACCTGATTCAATAATATCCAAAAACTGAAAGCTACTATGATTATTTCTCAAGTTATCAAAATCTGAACAATCAATAACatctatatttcaaatatataccaaaatttattttatcaatattattctaggaaaataaatcagaaagtatCAAAACCATGaacataaaactttaaattaCTATATATTGAATAAGTAACTATATTTATTCAGTGGAATTCAGTTTATCATGTGATTCCCAATGAGAAATAACCagtgttaatatatttattacaaatCACCTTTGGACACTATCATACAACtctgttttctgtctgtctgcTCCATTCATTCTGCTATGGtagtgatttgttgttgttctagtcattaagtcatatctgactcttttgcaacctttTGGAGTGTAACACACCAGGTACCTCTgtacatgagatttcccaggcaagaatactggagtgggttgccattttcttctctagaggatcctccatcccaggaatcgaacctacgtctcctgcattggcaggtggattctttacactgagccaccagggaagtccgtggaAGTATTAGTGTATGTTATAAAAGATATTTGGGGGCAATTTCCATATGTAAGCATCATTTAAATTCCTCGGATGTTTATTTTCCTCTCACATATTGAAAATAGGAACATCATTCATATGACTGTTTCTCCAAATATTTCCTAGAACCCTGAACATCAACCCAGTATGACACTTACCTTTTACTCATACTGGTTGATCACAGATTCTCTTCTTCCAATAGGGTTGCACAAAATTATCTGCAGGATCACGGAAATCCACTTGTAAATGAGCCCGAAATGCAGTGTATTATTATACTATTCCCTTAGTCCTTTAGAGCAGCAATTCAAATGCTTATTTGCTTGCTTTTCTAAATCACTATCCAACTTTGTTGAGGAAGGAATACAAGAATCTCTGTGGCCATTTCTATCCCTcattaaactttcattttcaattccCTATACACTCACAAAAGTTTAATACAAGGTCCATATTGTCTTAGTTTACCATTGCTGCTTTTACTACCTTTTCCTGATTCACATTCTTCTCAAACTTTATATTCATGGTATAACATATTAGCTATGCTTTTTCCCCTGACACAATCTCCTTGCTTCTG from Odocoileus virginianus isolate 20LAN1187 ecotype Illinois unplaced genomic scaffold, Ovbor_1.2 Unplaced_Scaffold_28, whole genome shotgun sequence harbors:
- the LOC110148347 gene encoding olfactory receptor 52A5-like is translated as MLQFNGTVFMPSALTLIGIPGLESVQFWIGIPFCAMYIVALFGNFLILVIIKSEHSLHEPMYLFLAMLGVTDIALSTCILPKMLGIFWFHSPEILFDACLFQMWLIHTFQCTESGILLAMALDRYVAICDPLRHAAIFTHKLLTQIGAGVTLRASVLIALCLILIKCRLKHYRTTVVSHSFCEHMAIVKLAAEDTRINKIYGLFVAFIILGFDIIFITLSYIRIFVTVFKLPQKEARLKAFNTCIAHICVFLVFYLLGFFSSFTHRFGFHIPSYIHILLSNLYLLVPPFLNPIVYGVKTKQIRDQVSKIFHLKDPS